The following coding sequences lie in one Montipora foliosa isolate CH-2021 chromosome 11, ASM3666993v2, whole genome shotgun sequence genomic window:
- the LOC137976735 gene encoding uncharacterized protein, with the protein MNKTDKIKEGENLLNDEQSYRRLTEPMVKGTHNKVLPLITDLHRENHIDDMTKKWLSQTPNPPRIPEFDTQTKIHKPTITARPIISGCDGPTERISSFVDSLLQPISKSQKSYLKDTNDFINFIEKTKVKKRTFLVSMDVASLYTNIPQEEGIDIVCTAYANFHKNNPPIPTKYLREMLRLILKENSFQFNGRHYLQTHGTAMGTKTAVSFANIFMAKIETEILSKVVSKPTVWKRYIDDVFFLWDISKPDIETSIEQANLHHQTIKFTAEISDTETVFLDTMVYKGTRFKDQSILDVKTHFKPTETFQYTHFTSCRPPSMKDGFVKGEAL; encoded by the coding sequence ATGAacaaaactgacaaaataaaGGAGGGAGAAAACCTCCTTAACGACGAACAAAGCTACAGACGTCTCACAGAACCCATGGTGAAAGGAACTCACAACAAGGTCTTGCCCCTTATAACTGACCTACACCGTGAAAACCACATTGATGACATGACCAAAAAATGGCTCTCACAAACACCCAACCCACCTAGAATACCAGAGTTTGATACTcaaacgaaaattcacaaaccaacCATAACAGCGAGACCGATCATCTCGGGCTGTGATGGACCTACAGAAAGAATTTCATCTTTCGTTGACTCATTGCTACAACCAATATCCAAATCACAGAAGTCATACCTTAAAGATACAAATGATTTTATAAATTTCATTGAAAAGACAAAGGTGAAAAAACGAACATTTCTTGTATCAATGGACGTCGCAAGTCTCTACACAAACATACCACAGGAAGAGGGAATCGATATAGTGTGCACAGCATACGCcaactttcacaaaaataaccctCCGATTCCTACAAAATACCTGCGGGAAATGCTTAGACTCATCCTTAAAGAAAATTCTTTCCAATTCAATGGAAGGCATTACCTACAAACCCATGGGACTGCTATGGGAACCAAGACAGCAGTTTCTTTTGCCAATATTTTCATGGCtaaaattgaaacagaaattctAAGCAAAGTCGTCTCAAAACCTACAGTTTGGAAGCGCTACATTGATGATGTCTTTTTCCTGTGGGACATAAGTAAACCGGACATAGAGACCTCCATCGAACAAGCAAATTTACATCACCAAACGATTAAATTCACGGCAGAGATATCTGACACTGAAACTGTGTTTCTAGACACAATGGTATACAAAGGCACGAGATTCAAGGATCAATCAATCCTTGatgtaaaaacacattttaaacCAACGGAGACCTTCCAATATACGCATTTCACCTCTTGTCGCCCGCCAAGCATGAAAGACGGATTCGTCAAAGGCGAGGCCTTATGA